In Papaver somniferum cultivar HN1 chromosome 1, ASM357369v1, whole genome shotgun sequence, a genomic segment contains:
- the LOC113337410 gene encoding extensin-2-like, with product MASLSACLVYALTFFVLINVVLAEYEPYTPSYKETPYKKPIVEVTAEYLPKVYPSSPPPAYVAPVVYPSPSPPPPAYVAPKLYPSPSPPAYVVPVVYPSPSPPPPTYVTPILYPSPSPPPPAYVVPVVYPSSSPPPPAYVAPVVYPSPSPPPSAYIAPVMYPSPSPPPPAYVAPVVYPSPSPSPPAYVAPVVYPSPSPPPPAYVAPVMYPSSSPPPPAYVAPVVYPSSSPPPPAYVAPEVYQSPSPSPLAYVAPKYVYSSPPPPAYVAPKYPSSEYYPKYVYPPPPSVYVAPKYPSPKYTPKYVYASPPPASYVAPKYVYSSPPPPAYVAPKYPSSEYYPKYVHPPPPSVYIAPKYEAPKYTPKYVYASQPPPAYVAPKYEAPKYTPKYVYASPPPPAYVAPKYEAPKYTPKYVYASPPPPAYAPPKYEAPKYTPKYVYASPPPPAYVAPKYEAPKYIPKYVYASPPPPAYVAPKYEEPKYTPKYVYASPPPPAYVAPKYEAPKYTPKYVYASPPPPAYVAPKYEAPKYAPKYVHASPPPPVYVAPKYEAPKYAPKYVYASPPPPAYVAPKYEAPKYTPKYVYASPPPPAYVAPKYEAPNYAPKYIYASPPPPAYVAPKYEAPKYTPKYVYASPPPPAYAAPKYEAPKYTPKYVYASPPPPAYVAPKYEAPKYIPKYVYASPPPPAYVAPKYEEPKYTPKYVYASPPPPVYVAPKYEAPKYTPKYVYASPPPPAYVAPKYEAPKYTPKYVYASPPPPAYVAPKYEAPKYTPKYVYASPPPPSYVAPKYEAPKYTPKYVYASPPPPAYVAPKYEASKYTPKYVYASPPSPAYVAPKYEAPKYTPKYVYASPSPPAYVAPKYEAPKYTPNYVYASPPPPVYVSPKYEASNYTPKYVYASPPSPAYAAPKYESPKYTPKSPAYVTPYY from the coding sequence ATGGCAAGCCTCTCAGCTTGTCTGGTTTATGCCTTAACCTTTTTCGTTCTAATCAATGTTGTGCTAGCTGAGTACGAGCCATATACACCCAGCTACAAGGAAACTCCCTACAAGAAACCTATTGTGGAGGTTACAGCCGAATATCTTCCTAAAGTTTACccatcatcacctccacctgcttaTGTTGCTCCCGTTGTTTACCCGTCCCCATCACCACCTCCTCCAGCTTACGTTGCTCCAAAACTTTACCCATCGCCATCACCACCAGCTTACGTGGTTCCTGTTGTTtacccatcaccatcaccaccaccaccaacttatGTCACTCCCATTCTTtacccatctccatcaccaccaccaccagcttacgTGGTTCCAGTAGTTTACCCatcttcatcaccaccaccacctgcttATGTCGCTCCCGTAGTCtacccatctccatcaccaccaccatctgcTTACATCGCTCCCGTAATGTACCCATCTCCGTCACCACCACCTCCAGCTTACGTTGCTCCTGTAGTGTACCCGTCGCCATCGCCGTCACCACCTGCTTACGTCGCTCCCGTTGTTtacccatctccatcaccaccaccaccagcttatGTTGCTCCCGTAATGTATCCATCgtcgtcaccaccaccaccagcttatGTCGCTCCTGTCGTTTACCCAtcgtcatcaccaccaccaccagcttacgTCGCTCCTGAAGTATACCAATCACCATCGCCATCACCACTTGCTTACGTAGCTCCTAAATATGTatactcatcaccaccaccacctgcttATGTCGCTCCTAAATACCCATCATCTGAGTATTATCCAAAATACGTttacccaccaccaccatcggTTTATGTTGCACCTAAATACCCATCACCAAAGTATACTCCTAAGTATGTCTATGCATCTCCACCACCAGCATCTTACGTAGCTCCTAAATATGTctactcatcaccaccaccacctgcttACGTTGCTCCTAAATACCCATCATCTGAGTATTATCCAAAATATGtccacccaccaccaccatcggTTTACATCGCTCCCAAGTACGAAGCGCCAAAGTATACTCCCAAGTACGTCTACGCATCTCAACCACCACCAGCTTACGTCgctcccaagtacgaagcaccaaagtacACTCCCAAGTATGTCTACGCatccccaccaccaccagcttacgTCGCACCCAAGTACGAAGCTCCAAAGTACACTCCCAAGTACGTCTATGCATCCCCTCCTCCGCCAGCTTACGCGCCACCCAAGTACGAAGCTCCAAAGTACACTCCCAAGTACGTCTACGCCTCCCCTCCTCCGCCAGCTTACGTCgctcccaagtacgaagcaccaaagtacattcctaagtacgtctacgcatccccaccaccaccagcttacgTCGCTCCCAAGTACGAAGAACCAAAATACACTCCTAAGTACGTATACGCatccccaccaccaccagcttacgtcgctcccaagtacgaagcaccaaagtacACTCCCAAGTATGTCTACGCatccccaccaccaccagcttacgTCGCTCCCAAATACGAAGCACCAAAGTACGCTCCCAAGTACGTCCATGCATCCCCACCACCACCAGTTTACGTCgctcccaagtacgaagcaccaaagtacGCTCCCAAGTACGTCTACGCATCCCCACCTCCACCAGCTTACGTCgctcccaagtacgaagcaccaaagtacACTCCCAAGTACGTCTACGCatccccaccaccaccagcttacgtcgctcccaagtacgaagcaccaaatTACGCTCCCAAGTACATCTACGCatccccaccaccaccagcttacgTCGCACCCAAGTACGAAGCTCCAAAGTACACTCCCAAGTACGTCTATGCATCCCCTCCTCCGCCAGCTTACGCCGCACCCAAGTACGAAGCTCCAAAGTACACTCCCAAGTACGTCTACGCCTCCCCTCCTCCGCCAGCTTACGTCgctcccaagtacgaagcaccaaagtacattcctaagtacgtctacgcatccccaccaccaccagcttacgTCGCTCCCAAGTACGAAGAACCAAAATACACTCCTAAGTACGTATACGCATCCCCACCACCACCAGTTTACGTCGcacccaagtacgaagcaccaaagtacACTCCCAAGTACGTCTatgcatctccaccaccaccagcttacgtcgcacccaagtacgaagcaccgaAGTACACTCCCAAGTACGTCtacgcatctccaccaccaccagcttacgtcgcacccaagtacgaagcaccgaAGTACACTCCCAAGTACGTCTACGCATCCCCTCCTCCGCCATCTTACGTCgctcccaagtacgaagcaccaaagtacACTCCCAAGTACGTTTACGCATCCCCACCTCCGCCAGCTTACGTCGCTCCCAAGTACGAAGCGTCAAAGTACACTCCCAAGTACGTCTACGCATCCCCACCGTCCCCAGCTTACGTCgctcccaagtacgaagcaccaaagtacACTCCCAAGTACGTCTACGCTTCCCCATCACCACCAGCTTACGTGgctcccaagtacgaagcaccaaagtacACTCCCAATTACGTCTACGCATCCCCACCACCACCAGTTTACGTCTCTCCCAAGTACGAAGCATCAAACTATACTCCTAAATACGTCTACGCATCCCCACCATCACCAGCTTACGCTGCTCCCAAATACGAATCACCAAAGTATACTCCTAAATCACCAGCTTACGTGACTCCTTATTACTAA